The stretch of DNA TCCGGCTACGACCGCAGTTTTGATGCTAAAAAATTAAAAAGCAATCACGGACAACCGACCATTTACACCTTTTCAAACCCCGATATTGAAAAACAAAGCATCAATGCCATTGCCAACAGTGATAAGTTTCAGGTATTGCCAATAGGGTTTATTGCAGGTACTTCAGGAAATTATACTATTACAGCATCAGACCTGAATACCTTTGATCCGATGGAAATGCTTTTCATGGAAGACCTGAAGGAAGGTATTGTTCACAATCTGCGGGAAGGGGATTACAATTTTAACGCCAATAAAAATGAGGCTCATCATCGTTTTAATTTGCACTTAATGCCTGCTCCGGAAATTGTTGGTCAAAAAGTGAACTGTGATCTTGAACCCGGAAGTATCCATGTGGATTTTTCAGGTTTTCAAATCAATGGCCAAAATTTTGACTGGGACAAATTGCAATTAAAAGATTCGCTGGGAAATCCGCTTCAGGAAGTTCAAAATCCTGCCAATCTTGTTCAATTCCCGAATTTACAGGCAGGTGAATATGAGTTGTATCTGGAAATGGGCAATTACAATGCGAATAAAATTATAGAAATTGAAGCACTGGCTTTTGTAGAAGCAGATTACAATATGGACAAAACAGTTGCTGAACCCGGAGAAACTGTAGCTTTTACCAATTTAAGTTTCGGGGCGGCTGATTATGAGTGGGATATGGGAGATGGCACTGTGCTTTATAATTCTCTGAATCCTACGCATACTTATTTGGATGAGGGCATTTATACAGTGACTTTAAGTGCAAACTCTGATGATTGTACGGATCAATTCAGTAGTAATATTGAGATCAGGAGTAAAGCAACTTTCATTGCCGACCTGGAAGGAAATGCTGTGCATATTTACAGTTATGCATCTACAATTGTTGTGGAAGGCGAGAACCTGGCTGAAAAGGACATCAGGGTATTCAATATGCTGGGACTGGAAATGAATATCGACTACAATCAGCGGACAGCCAACAGGGCAGAAATACAGATGCCTATGGCTGCAAGTGGTGTGTATTTTGTAAAGGTGCAGGGTAATAGTAAAGTATATTCCTCACAGGTATTTATTGAATCTAATTAATGAAGCCCAAAACAAACAACTTGATGAAAAGCCTTATTATAATTGCCTTATTCTCATTGCTTTGTCCGGCTCTGCTGATGGCAGGTGGGGTAGGGCCACCTCCAAACCCTATGGGCGTTCCGCTTGATGGGGGCGTAAGTGTTATTCTGCTTGCTGCCGGGGCTTATATCGGTTACCGGGCATTGAAGAAGGATGATGAGAAGTGAGGGTTTTCACAATTCAAACAATTTTTAGACAGGCAACTTCTTTGTTTTTACTTCTGCATCTTTTATGAAGTATTAGCGCAATTCCCGATATTGCCCCAAATTTTTGAAAAATGAGCGAATTTACGGCTGAATTAATTGGAACCATGCTACTTGTGCTTTTGGGTTGTAGCGTTGTGGCCAATTGTGTACTTGAGAAGACCAAAGGAAACGGAGGTGGCTGGATTGTAATAACCACAGGCTGGGCATTGGGCGTATTTGTGGGTGTAACGGTAGCGGCCCCATATAGCGGAGCGCACATCAATCCGGCAGTAACGCTCGGCTTGGCTATGATAGGCTCCTTCCCCTGGGAAAGCGTTCCTTTATTTATTTTGGCCCAAATGTTGGGAGCTGCCCTTGGAGCATTTATTGTTTGGCTTTTTTATCAGCAGCATTTTGAAGTTACCGAAGATCATGATACCAAGTTGGCTGTTTTCAGCACTATTCCTGCCATTAGAAATCCAATCAAAAATTTGATAAGTGAAGTGGTAGGCACTTTTGTCTTGGTGTATGCTGTGTTGCACGTAGCAGAGCCTGAAATTAGTACTGAAGTGGGAAAGGTTTCCAAAGTGGGAATGGGTTCGTTGGGGGCTATCCCGGTAACATTGATCGTTTTGGGCATTGGGCTTTCCCTGGGAGGGACAACCGGATATGCCATAAATCCGGCAAGGGATTTAGGTCCGAGGATAATGCACAGCATTTTGCCCATATCGAACAAGGGCAGCAGCGACTGGGCCTACGCTTGGGTGCCGATTGTAGGGCCGCTTTTGGGAGCTGGTGTTGCCGTGGTTTTGACTTTGCTATGTGGGTGATGTTTTTGCAAGAGAAATTATTTATTGCTCAGTATTCCAGAAAATATTGAGATTCGACTGGAAATTACCTGTAAGAAATAACAATTTCATTCAAGACTGTTTTGATTTGGGCCATTTATTGCCCCATTTTTCTTGGCAAATGAAGAAATAAACAATGCATTGAAAAAGGCAAATGCTACCATGCCCATTTGGGTTTCAAAAAGGGATTCTGCCATCATATAGAGTATGATTGTCGCTAAAAAGAGCAAGTATGTTTTGCTTTTATTCTTGAATGCTACATTAAAGCAATAAATGAAAATTAAAAGCAAGCTCAGAAAACCAAAAATTCCCGTTTGTAAAAAGTTTTCTAAAAATTGATTATGACAATTGTATCTGTTTTTAATACCTTTTTTATAATCAATGAGTTTGTAGCGCTTTTCTAATACATTCATTGAATTGCCAACTCCCGTACCAAAAAGCCAATTTTCTTTGATCTGGACTATTGCTTCATGCCATATAATGCTTCTGGGCAGACGATTCTCTATGGATATATTTTCATGATTAGTGATTTGCCATATCAAATTATCAACTTTATTATTCAGGAATGGTACTTGATAATACCCAAACAGGGCATATATTGCTATAATAGACACAACGGTTAATCTTTGTAATTTGCTTTTACAGATAAAAAACACAGCTGTTGCCAAACTTAAGAATAATGCAACATAACCCAATTTGGAACCGAATAGAACCACCATTGATATTAGGACAAAAAGTATAGCCAGGTGTATGTATTGCCAGATTTTGTTTTTGAGTTTATGAAAATTCACAGAAAGGAATATTATTGCCAGATTAAAATAGAGAGAATGTGTGATTGGATTTGCTTTGACATGACTCAGTAAATCACTGTAAAAAAATGCTTCCCAACCTAATTTATGAAATGAGAAAAATGCGTGGTATAGTATATAAATGCTGAATCCAAAACATCCATAGACGTAAGACCGGAGTATAATTTCAGGTTTTATATTGATAATTTTTCTAAGCTCGAAAAACGGCAACCAAAATATTAATATCAGAAATTTTAATGAAAGTGAATTGCCTCCTTTAGTTGGGAAAACTAAATAATGGATGGTGTAATAAATAACCACTAAAAGAACTAGTATCGAGTAAGGATGCTTTAAAAATTTAAGGCTTTCAGATTTAAAAATGATATGGAAATCCTGTCTTTTTCTTATGAAATTACTGATTATCAGCAGGACAAATGAAAACAGGATCAATATTGTAGGGATACTGGTAGATACTCGATGAAAAGGAATGGATATTGCCAGTATAAAGAATGAAAGTGCGAAAAAGAACTCATATACCATTGGATTATTCAGTTCTTCTTTAATTTTTATGGCTTCATTAAATACGGTTTTTTTAGGGAGTTTTTTCCTGTATTGATTAAAAATGAAATAGTCCAGTGCTATGAGTAATGCAATATAGGTAAGGATAATAACAAATACGATTCCCGTATTTCCAATGTTTTGAACGCTAAGTGCAAAAATAATTAATAGTGCACTAAGGCCACTTAGCAATAAACTGATTTGAATATGGGATAAGCCAAGCCTTAGCAGCAAGTGGTGCAGATGGTTCCTGTCGGCCTTGAAAGGAGATTTTTGCAGGTAAAATATTCTTAGTGTGAAAAGCCTTAGAGTGTCCATTATTGGAATAGACATAGCTGCAATTGCTAACCCAAATGGTGAGATCAACTTCAGGGATGTTTCGCTGCCCAAATTTTGGTTGTATTGAATAAAAAGAATAGAAAAATAGGCTATAGAAAGCCCCATTAGCATTGAGCCATTGTCGCCCAAAAAAATCTTTGTGTTGAATAAATTGAACTTTAAAAAAACCAGTATTGAAGCACTCATGGCAAAGCAGATATAGGCATTGTTTTCAAATCCTGCAGCATAAAACCAAACCCCAAAACACATTATAGCTACCACAGAGAGCATTGCCGACAAGCCATTTATGCCATCTATAAGGTTGTAAGCATTGATTATAAAGACGATAAATACCAGGCTAATAATTTTCACGATCTCATCACTAATGGCCAATTGGGTGAAATAAGAAGAGTGGTGTACATCTGCAAAATATACAAGTAATGCAGCAGAGAGTATTTGAAAGAAGAATTTTTTGGCAGCATTCAAGGGTTTGATATCATCGTACAGACCAGTAAGAAACAGCAATGAAAAGGCAAGCAGCACAAAAATTTGAGGTAGAGGATTGCTAGGTTCCCAAAAAAATAAATTGCTTAGAATAAACACAATGTAAATCGGCACCCCCCCGAGCATTGAAATTTCTTTCTTGTGCCTTTTTCTTCCTCCGGCTTTCTCTTTTACATCGAATTTTTTTGAAAACTTTATTATTATTGGGATCAAAAGGAATGTTAAGCCTAATGACAACAGAGGTAGTAGTATATTTATATTGAGATTCAAATCAGTTTATAAAACAGGGGTTTGGAAAAGCACTATTTACTAAAAAAGTATTTATTATATAATAAGACTGTGAAAAAACCGAGAAACATGTTTCCCGATTGAGATTGTAATATAGATTCAATTAATGAAAAAACAAGTGCCATAAGCATGAAGAAAACAAGTGTTTTGTTCTCTTTTTTTATGGCAATAAAGAAATTAAAAACATAGAAAAGCAATAAGATGATAAAGCCTGAAATTCCTGTAGCCAGCCAATTTTCTAAAAACTGGTTGTGTGCATTGTAATGCAAGCGATACCCTTTTCCAAAACCTGACAGGTCGTGTTTGAGCCTTAAATGCACTTCTTTATAATCTCCAGTACCGTAGCCTGTCCAGGGCTTTTCCTTAA from Chitinophagales bacterium encodes:
- a CDS encoding MIP/aquaporin family protein codes for the protein MSEFTAELIGTMLLVLLGCSVVANCVLEKTKGNGGGWIVITTGWALGVFVGVTVAAPYSGAHINPAVTLGLAMIGSFPWESVPLFILAQMLGAALGAFIVWLFYQQHFEVTEDHDTKLAVFSTIPAIRNPIKNLISEVVGTFVLVYAVLHVAEPEISTEVGKVSKVGMGSLGAIPVTLIVLGIGLSLGGTTGYAINPARDLGPRIMHSILPISNKGSSDWAYAWVPIVGPLLGAGVAVVLTLLCG
- a CDS encoding O-antigen ligase family protein, translated to MIPIIIKFSKKFDVKEKAGGRKRHKKEISMLGGVPIYIVFILSNLFFWEPSNPLPQIFVLLAFSLLFLTGLYDDIKPLNAAKKFFFQILSAALLVYFADVHHSSYFTQLAISDEIVKIISLVFIVFIINAYNLIDGINGLSAMLSVVAIMCFGVWFYAAGFENNAYICFAMSASILVFLKFNLFNTKIFLGDNGSMLMGLSIAYFSILFIQYNQNLGSETSLKLISPFGLAIAAMSIPIMDTLRLFTLRIFYLQKSPFKADRNHLHHLLLRLGLSHIQISLLLSGLSALLIIFALSVQNIGNTGIVFVIILTYIALLIALDYFIFNQYRKKLPKKTVFNEAIKIKEELNNPMVYEFFFALSFFILAISIPFHRVSTSIPTILILFSFVLLIISNFIRKRQDFHIIFKSESLKFLKHPYSILVLLVVIYYTIHYLVFPTKGGNSLSLKFLILIFWLPFFELRKIINIKPEIILRSYVYGCFGFSIYILYHAFFSFHKLGWEAFFYSDLLSHVKANPITHSLYFNLAIIFLSVNFHKLKNKIWQYIHLAILFVLISMVVLFGSKLGYVALFLSLATAVFFICKSKLQRLTVVSIIAIYALFGYYQVPFLNNKVDNLIWQITNHENISIENRLPRSIIWHEAIVQIKENWLFGTGVGNSMNVLEKRYKLIDYKKGIKNRYNCHNQFLENFLQTGIFGFLSLLLIFIYCFNVAFKNKSKTYLLFLATIILYMMAESLFETQMGMVAFAFFNALFISSFAKKNGAINGPNQNSLE